From a single Glycine soja cultivar W05 chromosome 19, ASM419377v2, whole genome shotgun sequence genomic region:
- the LOC114399112 gene encoding uncharacterized protein LOC114399112 produces MAFLPSSLRTLFHISSQRSLPNSFHNSITLASSFNPLTHSKQHLNHRGCNSKLLAISYRYFIEEEEEDDDENNNFDEAVALFNGGEYYKCHDYLEALWLNAEEPTRTLIHGILQCAVGFHHLFNQNHRGAMMQLGEGLCKLRKMEFSNGPFQKFEKDISAVLDFIYQTQIELAACSEDMCVAMDRSERSYQLLGEYASGQRVYDLELCSDASVYIVFCPQGSNNGGATEAPRVKLPTLKATTEHLVAYE; encoded by the exons ATggcttttcttccttcttctctcaGAACCCTTTTCCACATCTCATCTCAACGTTCTCTTCCTAATTCCTTTCACAACTCCATCACTCTTGCATCATCTTTCAATCCACTGACTCATTCAAAGCAGCACCTGAACCACAGAGGCTGCAACTCCAAGCTCTTGGCTATTTCTTACAGGTATTtcattgaagaagaagaagaagatgatgatgaaaacaACAACTTTGATGAAGCAGTGGCTCTCTTCAATGGAGGAGAGTACTACAAATGCCATGACTATCTTGAAGCCCTTTGGCTCAATGCTGAAGAGCCCACCAGAACTCTCATTCATGGAATACTGCAATGTGCCGTGGGTTTCCACCACCTCTTCAACCAG AACCACAGAGGAGCCATGATGCAATTGGGGGAAGGACTATGTAAACTGAGAAAGATGGAATTCTCAAATGGGCCGTTTCAAAAGTTTGAGAAAGACATTTCAGCTGTTCTAGATTTTATCTACCAGACTCAGATAGAATTAGCTGCAT GTAGTGAGGATATGTGTGTTGCAATGGATCGATCAGAAAGGTCTTACCAACTTCTAGGGGAATATGCTTCAGGGCAGCGTGTGTATGATCTAGAACTTTGTAGTGATGCATCAGTGTACATTGTGTTCTGCCCTCAAGGCTCTAATAATGGTGGTGCCACCGAAGCCCCAAGGGTGAAGCTTCCAACGCTTAAGGCTACCACAGAACATCTTGTGGCCTATGAATAA